The Gadus morhua chromosome 18, gadMor3.0, whole genome shotgun sequence DNA segment GCTCGCTcaatcacaaacacaatctCATCAAAACAATGTGGGTGAACAAGATCTGCTGATTGAGCTTTAAATTTCATAACATATCGTCTCCTTTTTTACATACTCTGGGTTGAGTTGAAACCTCCTCAGTTTCTCGTCCAAGGTGACGACATCCCGAAGGTCCAGGCCGATGATGCAGTAGCGATCCGAGTCTAGACTGTGACCATCTGAAAAGACCATATCCGTATATGGTCattataaataaagaaaagtaaGAAGAATTTGTTTTGATGAAAACAACGACAAgcacgtgtgtttttgtgtgtgtcacccCACCCAGCAGTAGGGAGTCTGAGCTGTGCGTCTCGATGAGGGGTTTGGAAAGAGGCGGCTTTGTTCTAACACGGAGGGAAAAGAGAACAGGTCAAATACACAGCCTACCACATAATAACACGACATTTACACATTGAGCTGAAAAACATTCATGCAATGACtagacaaacatgcacacctTTAATCtagcatttatttattcatccatGAAGGATTGTTTACAGCTTATTTATGTTTCACAGTGAATGTTTTATCCAGAAGATACACTTATATGCTTGGCAACCAGGCATTTTTATGATAGCTATTTGTCCAATTTGGTACAGGGACAtggcttttttttaattattcggTTCTGTATCCCCCAACACGTTAACGCTGAATAGCTCTGCAAGGAACTGGAAATGTAAAATGATACTAAGAGTGATCGGCTTACTTTATATTGTGTATTTTCCTGGCGACAACAGTTGGGAAGTCGACTTCAAAATACTTTTTAGGCATGAGGTTTTCATcctgtcaaataaaaaaaacacacacacacagttagattATAATTAACATATATTCAACACACTATGGTACAGCACATTTAATTACAATTTGTAAGTTATTTACAACTAAGTCAGTAAGTCACTCAGTAAGACACTTTAATCAAAAGTTATcaacattgatttattttttatagataCACTTCATTAAGCTATGgggtatcttgctcaaggatgtctACAGATAGTCTGCGGATATCGGGGTTCGAACCATTAACCTTTCTGCTTAGAGACTAACAGCCCTAATCACCACCTCTCACTCCCTATACCTTTAACCTCCAGAAGGTTGTGTCTAGCCCAGCACCAAGGTTGATGATCTGACAGTTGCAGTCTGTTTTCCTGACAAACTTGTCTAGGAGATTGTTCACTCCTCGGACGCGGGCGTAGTAACCTAGGAGACAAAGTCAGGTAGAAGCGGTTGATTGGCTGCTCcaaaacacacttaaacaccACTACAAAACTACTCACTCAAACGCTTACACTTAAAGGCATCCCTTAAACACCCCTGTCAATAGCTTCATTACAAACCAGAAGCAATAatttaaagaaagagaaaaatataaCAGTAAAGGACTGTCCAAGTTAATATTTGGTACTATGTTTTTGTGCTGTACACAAAAACAATCTGATGTAAAATATTACAACTTGCCTCGGTTGATCTCTGGAGCCTTTCGTTCCCCAACTGATCTGACAAAGTACTGGATATAGGGGTCTTTCCAGTATCCTTTACTGCTTGCAAACCTAGAAAACACAATTAAGGAAACGGAAGATTTAGCATTGATTAATTAAAACAGAAACGTCATACAAGAGTAAAAGCCGCGCAATATGCAAAGATGGATATTTAAGAGGATACTGAAGAAAATGACTTTATTTAAAACCGTTCCAGAGGTAGTTATATATGCTGAGCCGAGTAATCATAGTCCATTTGGTTCTGAAATCATTTAAAATCTACCTTTTGCATGTGGTTGCATCATCACACGTCGCCCTCACTGCTTCATCCGCAGTATCACTGTCCGTGAAGGGCTGTCGGGCTGCCATCAATAAGTCTAAGACTTAGGAATTAACATTAAAATTGTGTGGACTAGGGTATCCCTGGCACCCACAGAATGCACCTTTCTAACCAGACACCTACTTTGGACAGGTGGTCTTTTAGGACCCGAGACGATAACCGAACACAGCCGATCTAGATCAATATTCTGGCTATGGATAATATGGTCATCAAGCATTGCATGCATTACGTTATTTCTAAACATTTATTAGCAtttataaataccctgctactaTTGACATCATGCACAACTAGCATAATGCTAGCGCTTGCAACTCTGACAAGCTCCGCCCATTCCGCTTGGGTCGGAAGTTGTACCCATGCTGTCATGTTCCTTCGATGGTCATGCTGATGAGAAGTGGTGCTTTAGCGCCATCTATCGGCGGTCAGTATACTTTACGGATACATCTCCCCCTAAATACATGGAATATAACAATTAGCCTTCTAGAAACCTGCTTTGCTcctaaatacattttaattgtaAAACATATGAATGTCTCCAATGTGAATTTGGATGATTACAGATGTAGCCTAATGATTTTGGTTGTTTGGCTTAGAAGACCGCCAACCTGTGGTGGACAGTGTAACTTATTCTGGATTTCAAGAATGAGTTCAACGACATTTTAAGGGGTAGCCTATTCTAATGTGATTATAATGTTTGCTCTAAAATGTGGAGCTGCAGATTGAGGGGTATTGTATACCCCTCAATCTCtctaataatgaataatgcaaCAAACAGCTGAGAAGTCGAAAACAATTGATGTTCAAGATAATTATCTTTCTGAGTGAGCATAATCAATGATCTTTGTACATTCGCTGAATGAATGAAGTATAATCCTAATAatcatatatataaaacacatttttataaatttaaaaatgtttatatatataaatatatatatatatatatatatatatatgtatatatatatatatatatatatatatatatatatatatatatatatatatatatatatatatatattatgaagATGTCTCTTGAAAACAAATTTCGTGGTGCAAATAAGTTGTTATGAAATATGAAACTCATATTTCATTGAGCATAATCAATGATCTTTGTACGTGCGCAAGTCAGCCTACATAAAGCAAGTGGTCCACAAAAAagtataatcataataatcatatatataaaaagcattttttttattaaaaaatgtttatatatatatatatatatatatatatatatatatatatatatatatatatatatatatatatatatatatatatatatatatatattatgaagATGTCTCTCGAAAACAAATTTCGTGGTGCAAAtaagttattttttattaatacaCATTTCAAAGATAACGAGgtgttatatttgtatttgtgaatTCTCTCCTATTGGCAATAATTCATTTTAGAGCTATGAATAATTCGATATGTATATAACATGTATGTAAGGAAGTAAGATTATATGACTATTAAGTCATTTTCATTGTGCAATGGATTGATTTGCACCAGAGAATATTGAGGaatgtacagacacacgcacgaacacaggcacacgcacacacacgaccagTGTAGACCGACATGTCAGCAGTTTGTCCAGCGGGAGGTACTGGTGGATggcagatgatgatgatgctgctgctgcgtgTACTTCCTGCCCCTCATTGAACGCTGTGCTCGAGCAGAGGTGcgcgctggtgctgctgctgcggagCGTTGGCTCGCCTGGGAAAGTGTTCGACGGATTATCCATCGGGAACGGAGCTAGTACTGTGGTGCTAACGTCAGACTGCAGACGGGACCAGCCATGCAAAGCTGAAAGTGTGGATGTTAGACAGAGCGTCACCGCCGGGGGTTCAACGtatggctttattaaaaaaaagtgttttgagGATCATGCCGTCTTCCCAAAAGGGAACTTTTTCTGAAGTCTGAAGGGCTAGCTCCCGAGCTAGCCAAGCTAGCGAACTATTTTTAATTGGCTTGGAGCTCAATGGCACTCGCTTGTTTCTTCGTGTCATAGCGAAAATACTTAAAAGTGTATACGCGGGAATAACCGTGCAGCCGAAGTGTCTTTGAAACGTAGACACCACAAAAGGGACCGAAAATGAAGAAACAATTCAATCGAATGAAACAGCTCGCCAATCAAACTGTTGGCAGGCAAGTACCGTTATTTACTCAACCAACCTACTGTACTCACTTCTGTTTATCTGAACGCTGCCACGCACACGTCCCACTACTCATTTACCTTTGTCTCGATGATAGCTTGGTGTGTTTAACATTTCTATATTTAGCTCCATTTGACATTCTATGTAAAAGGGAATGCTTCATTGAACCACACAAACTTTCATCTGCATACAGCGAAGGGGGCATGGTATAATGACACCTTCTTGCCCATTATGTCTTCTAAAATGAACTGCAATCAGAATCGATTGGGCCTGATCACATCTAATAACCGTACACTGTGCAGCTCAAATCACCCAAACACAGTCGCCTATCCCATTTCATAGGTGGGACATTCACTGTAGGCAAACATTTCTCAATGGCTTGTTGTTCTGTGGTAAGTGATTGATAAAACTCAGAGTAGCAGCAGCGATAAGGCACTTTGTTCAGCCTTGACAGCTGTCCCCACTGCTGTTGTGGTATGATATATGTTTAATGGTATTGTATTAATTACTATAACAACAAAAAGTAGTAAATTAGAGGTACAATAACCACGCACTGCAAACTTATGCCTAAACATGATTATAGAAATGGTGTGGTTGCCCATTATGTTTACAAGAAGTGTTATGTTGATGTGGTAATATGGGTGAAAACAAAGCGTTAAATGTACTACTGGACTTTTAATGAAAGGGGAATAAAAGGCACGTTGTGTGAATAGggaggtgagacacacacaacggTGTAATTTCCAGTGTCATCACCCAGGTATGGGATCTGCAAAACGAAGCCGGTTGGTTACAAACTTAAGAAGCTCGGCATAAGAATGTACCAACAGATCAAAACCATGAACGAGACTTCGGCAACACCAAATCAATCTATTATCGGATTTCTAGTGGTGCAGTGAATTATCTACAAACCAGTATATCAGGAATATGAAATTAATCAGTAGCTGAACAAGTATATCAGGATTTAAAAATAGAaagaagaaaatgtaaatgttgccAGACACAGATGCCAAAACAAGAAGCTGCCCTAGATTTGGGCCTGGGAAAAACACCATCTACCATTGCCATCTACAGGTCGAAGGTACCTGGCTGTGGTAGTTAACTGTGTTGTTTATTTGCATACTATTCAGTGTGAATTTGACTCTATCTGTAGAAGTCGGCTAAGTAAATGAGCCTTGATGTGGCCTCAGCCAAGTCCAGGGTCTGCAGAATTCGAGGACAACTGGAATACTCATCAATTCTTCAACTGCGTCTCAGAGACTCTAAATCAGCATAATGACGGCTGAATTCAAATTGCATGTTTGTACTTGGTTAAATGCAGAAAGCAGACGCTTGTACATAAACACAGCGGGATTCTAATGCTGCTTCCACACCAGTGAACAAACAGCAAAACCATCGATATGCATGTCTTCCACACTTCAGCAGTGAAAAATGTTGATGCGTTATTTTTTGTGGCTGGCGACGTGGGGAGCAAGTAGTCCAGGTAATGCCTGTGAAGGCGTCCACAGAAATGTGAATTGTGACGGCCCTTCCTTCTGCCCTCTCAGTTCCTGTGATTGTGCAGAGGCAGAACACCGTGTCCAACACTCAGTCACTCTGAGGAAATCTCTCCTTCTTCTACAAACAGGAAACTGGCTTTCAGCAaaatgctgagagagagagagagagagagagagagagagagagagagagagagagagagagagagagagagagagagagagagagagagagagagagagagagagagagagagagagagagagagagagagagagagagagagagagagagagagagagagagagagagagcacgcgCTGCAATGGATAGGAAGTAGGATGTGAGGTTTAATTTCTCAGTTGAAGGATGATTCTGTAATTTATCTTCTTGACTTCCCGCTTCGGACCAACCCAGGCAGGTGAAGTGTCAAAATAACAAAGCCTTTTTTAATCATGTGATAGCAATTTGACAGcagcacacactgacacacactgcaATCAACAAAGCACAGACTGCTTGTTCTTTTGGTAATGTCTTGCTGTGATCTGGTCTTTGATGCATCTGGAGTATGTGGGGAAACTGACCTCTGCAAAACATGCCATCCAGAAAAACCAGCTGAATCATTTGCATAAGCAAGGAGCTTGTATGTGAACATGGTTGGTTGTGGGTCCTAGCTGTGTTAACAAGAGATGGTGATAATGGGTCTGAAATTTTACATGGACTCATGCATTGCTGTGTAGGGCTGGCCCAATTAATCATTATAAACTTCATGTATCGTAAAATAATACAGAATCTTTGCTGTAAGCTATCTACAAATTGTGGTTAATTTTATGGCTTCTATTGTCCTCGTAATTTATTTAGCCTGCGAGACCATCAACCATCATGAGAGTATTTTGGACACAGTCAAATGAGAGGCAATTCATTCAAAGAAGAGCTCTCCTTTGTTGTGACCCACTCACTGCCTGCCGTCCCCTGTCGTCCGGTACCACATAGCCAGCAGGCTCTAATGCTCTGCTCAGAGAACCCACCTGACAGAAGTGCATGTTGAGGTGTGAGTCAAGGGCTTCACTTCTACCTTCAGACCTCACTTGAGTCTGTTTGAGTCAGCTGTCCACCCTATACTGTCGGCCTGTCCCTGGGTGTTTCCCTGGCCCCGTTCCAGCCCCCTCCGGCAGTACAATAGCTGCTGTAAGCCGAGAATTGTATGAGGCTGTGCAAGCAGCAAAAAGGCGGCCGGGCGTACATTCAGAAAGCCCTATTGCTGCTAAATCAAACATTTGATAACAATCCATCCGGTATGCCCTCGAGATAAGATTAGAGAGAAGGGCTGTCACCTTGGTCAGAACGTAAGCCTAATAATAGCGGGCCCGTGCGATCAGAACGGTTATTAGCGATGCTTTGTAACGGGGATGTGGCTGGCTCTCTCTCGGTATTTCTCCCTCGGGCCTTTCATCTGGGCCCCGTATCCATTACCTTAAGCTGCCAACTGTTGCGAACACAACGGTCTGACCCTGGCTACCCCCCAGTCCCACTGACGCTTGGGGAGCCATCCAACGCCGCGCTATTGTGTCAACCGTTGTCATATTCACTTACCGGCCCGTCTCCCTGATACCAGGTAACCGTGGTTACGTCCTTAAAACCGTCAGCCCTGGCCTGCGCTGTGAGGGACGCCCCTCGTTGTGGCTAACAAGTCAGATGTTAGCATAGCGGTATGTGTGACACACTTCTATCTAAATCGATTCTTCCCGGGTTGGGCAACGCAACAGTTTCACTGAAGCTCAGCTGATGCCGGGGAAAACAacagttgttttgtttttttgtttaccccccccccccccctggccttcCCTTCCCCCTCGGTTGGCCTGGTACAACGGAACCGTAGGCCGTCTATTTTCTGCCGCAGACAGTCttgtttgagtttgtttgttaacACAAAGTGTGGCCTTTCATCGCTGCTCCCAACACGTTCTGGCAGCCTGGGTCGACACCAGCAGGCTGTCTGCAGAACCATGGCTCCCGGTCGGACATCTGGGTCTAGTTGGTCGCCGATTGTATGTTGTTGTGGCTGTCAAAGATCTTGTCTTTTTGGTAGGCTTTCTTAAAGAGCTGCTccagaagagtgtgtgtgtgtgtgtgtgtgtgtgtgtgtgtgtgtctgggatgtCTCCCCAACTAGCACTAATCTATGCTCCTCaggtttcttttcatttttttggggg contains these protein-coding regions:
- the lcmt1 gene encoding leucine carboxyl methyltransferase 1 codes for the protein MAARQPFTDSDTADEAVRATCDDATTCKRFASSKGYWKDPYIQYFVRSVGERKAPEINRGYYARVRGVNNLLDKFVRKTDCNCQIINLGAGLDTTFWRLKDENLMPKKYFEVDFPTVVARKIHNIKTKPPLSKPLIETHSSDSLLLDGHSLDSDRYCIIGLDLRDVVTLDEKLRRFQLNPELPTLLLSECVLVYMNPAQSSKLLHWAAETFHTAMFINYEQANMVDRFGQVMIENLRRRQCNLAGVEACRSLDSQKERFLQTGWEHADALDMMTVYGLLPQDDLARIESLEFLDEKELLQQLLQHYCICWANKDKLRLGLSQLSF